Within the Mustela lutreola isolate mMusLut2 chromosome 2, mMusLut2.pri, whole genome shotgun sequence genome, the region GTGCGGCCTCAATCTGTCCAGCATAACATAACTTAGTACAAGTTATGGACCTGATGGGCCCTTTGGGGAAGCCAGTTAACATCATTGTTAATGTGCCAGCAGCAGCTGTAACAGGATTTTCTTATAAACAGGCAAGAGTAAGTCAGGCAGGAATGGAGACTTGATATTACTCAGAAGGCGAGCAAAGCCGCTCGTTTTGTTGTCCAAGCAATGAAGCAGTAACACAAACATGCCCTTATCTGACCTACTTAACCCAGCAGCCCACAGAGCTGGTGGGGCCTGAGGACTCCGGATGGCCTGTCGCGCTCCCACATCGCACATCCTGCGGTCTAAGAGCAGGGACCTTTCACTGAGCAGTCGCATCCCAGAAGCGAGGTCCTTCCTTGGAGAGAAGGGCGCTCTGTCCCCGTGAGGACCGAGGGGGCAGTGCCAAGGCTGACAGCATCTCCAGGCAGGACAAAAAGTCTTCGAGTAGATTAGAAAGGAGAACGTGATCTCTCCTTGGACAGGCCCTCGTCTGGCCAGTTGACATTCTGACTTTGCTAGACCAAATGCCTGTTTTTCTGGAGATTTCTTAAGGTTCTAGCAGGATATGGCCCTGGGTGACCAGTGGTGAGCCGCACTGTGGGCTGAGTCTCTACAGACCAGTGGCCCGAAGCCCTGCCACAGCTGCCCCTGCTCCCACGCCACAGCACCTCACCCTCACGTCCTGTCTGTGGTCCTCAGCACAGTCGTGGGGAAGGGATGGCCTTGAAAGGCTGGGAGCCCTGGGCAGGAAGGGCGGCTCTCGGGTTGTTGCTACAAACTTTGCTGTGAGGTTGGACCCAGCCCCCCCTGCAGGAGCCCATCTGGCATCCCATTTCAACCAGATCTTCCACTGGTTAAAGGAGACCCCTTGGGCCTAAGCTGCCAGTCACACCAGCTAAAGTAATGTTCCCTTCTGGGAAAGGGTTCCTTTCAAAAGATTCCCGAAGATGAGGAAGTCTTCCAGAAGCCAGGCTCTGGTGGTGGAACAGGGTGTGCCAGGCGGTAAGGGGCAGGCTGGGCTGGCTGTGGTCGGCTGTGGCTGGCTCCGCCACCATGCCTGGTTTCTTGCACACCTGAATCCAGGCAGTGGAGGGCGAGAAGAGACAGGATGGACTGTCTACCCAGGCAGAGAAGTTCTGGTCATCCTCCAAACCCCTTCTGGTCTCCGGAGGTCACCTCAATGGAgacccacccccccccgccctggAGTGGGGGGATAAGCACCTTAGCTTCCACAGAGAGCAGTTCAGGATTCTAATTTAACAGAAAGCGAGGCACAGCACGGGCAGGTGAAGGCAAGCCTGCCCACCACAAAGCAGTTCTGTACTTCCAGAAGGTCACCATTCCAATCCTACCACATGGGGACCTTTGCTTTTGAGACCAGCTGGCACCGGATTTTCTGGGCTGTGCATGGGGTGGTTATATGTTTTCTCCCAGGTGGGTGCGAGCCTTATGATTAAAGGGCTAATTGAGGGTCCCTCATGCCATTGGATCAACCACCCCCTCAGCACTAGCTGTCTCTGGTACACAGGACTGTGCTGTCGCTGAGCAGAACATAGGTGGGTTCTGGAAAGGACTATCTGCTCCCTAAAAGTGGGGCAACAGGACTGCAGGAGAGCAGGAGGGTTGTGCCGGGCCCCGCCTGTAACTGCTGTGTTTGCCTCCCAGGCGTTCACGGGAACGCGCGCCATGGAGGATGACTACGTCGACCCTGTGTTCTTCAACACTTCCAATGACAGCAGCCAGGGGCACGAGGGCTTCCTGGAGTTCGGCAAGTTCTTTCTGCCCTCTGTGTACCTGGTGGTATTCATCTGCGGCCTGCTGGGGAACTTGCTGGTGCTGATCGTGTACGTCTCCTACCAGAAGCTGAAGAGCCTGACTGACGTGTTCCTGATAAACCTGCCCTTGGCTGACCTGGTGTTCGTCTGCACTCTGCCCTTCTGGGCCTACGCCAGCATCCACGAGTGGGTCTTTGGCAAGGTCATGTGTAAGACCCTGCTAGGCATCTACACCTTGAACTTCTACACGTCCATGCTCATTCTCACCTGCATCACCATGGACCGCTTCGTTGCGGTGGTTCGGGCCACCAAGGCCTACAACCAGCAGGCAAGGAGGATGGCCTGGGGCAAGGCCATGTGCTTGCTCATCTGGGTGGTCTCCCTGCTGGTTTCCCTGCCGCAGATCATCTACGGCAACGTCCATGACTTCGACAAGCTTGTCTGTGGCTATCAAAATGAAGAGATTTCCACTGTAGTTCTCGTCGCCCAGATGACGCTGGGGTTCTTCTTGCCCCTGCTCGCCATGATGGTGTGCTACTCGGTCATCATCAAGACCCTGCTTCACGCCCGAGGCTTCCGGAAGCACAAGTCCCTGAAGATCATCTTCCTGGTGGTGGCCGTGTTCCTACTGACCCAGACGCCCTTCAACCTTGTGAGGCTCATCCGCAGCACGAACTGGGAGTACTCCACCATGACCAGCTTCCATTACGCCATCATCATCACAGAGGCTGTCGCCTACCTGCGGGCCTGCCTTAACCCCGTGCTCTATGCCTTTGTTGGCCTGAAGTTTCGGAGGAACTTCTGGAAACTCATGAGGGACATTGGCTGCCTCCCTTACCTGGGGGTCTCAGGTCCATGGAAGTCTTCCGAGGAGGCTTCCAAGACCTGTTCTGCCTCTCACAACGTGGAGGCCACCAGCATGTTCCAGCTGTAGGCCTTGCCCAGGCCCGGGGAGCTCTCGGGAGCACGGCTGTGTGCTCTGGGTGCAATGGGGAAGGCTTTGTTTATGGCTCGTGTTCTCGTGCGTTCTCATGGAGTTTATGGCTCGT harbors:
- the CXCR6 gene encoding C-X-C chemokine receptor type 6, with the protein product MEDDYVDPVFFNTSNDSSQGHEGFLEFGKFFLPSVYLVVFICGLLGNLLVLIVYVSYQKLKSLTDVFLINLPLADLVFVCTLPFWAYASIHEWVFGKVMCKTLLGIYTLNFYTSMLILTCITMDRFVAVVRATKAYNQQARRMAWGKAMCLLIWVVSLLVSLPQIIYGNVHDFDKLVCGYQNEEISTVVLVAQMTLGFFLPLLAMMVCYSVIIKTLLHARGFRKHKSLKIIFLVVAVFLLTQTPFNLVRLIRSTNWEYSTMTSFHYAIIITEAVAYLRACLNPVLYAFVGLKFRRNFWKLMRDIGCLPYLGVSGPWKSSEEASKTCSASHNVEATSMFQL